CGCGCGCCCGACAACGTCATCGTTCCCGTCGGTGCCGGCAGCAGCCTGCTCGGTTGCGCCTTCGGCTTCCGCGAGCTGCTGAAAGCCGGGCAGATATCGAAGCTGCCGCGGCTGTTCGCGGCGCAGCCGCTGAATTGCTCGCCGATCGATGCGAGCTTTCGGGCCGGCGTCGATACGCCGGTCACGCGGGACGTGAACAAGACCATCGCCGAAGGCACCGCCATCAAGAACCCGCTGCGTCTGCGCGAGATCATCGGCGCCTTGCGCGAGAGTGGCGGCGGCACCATCGCGCTCACCGAGGACGAGATCGTCGCCGCCCTGCGGCGCCTCGCGCGGCAAGGATTGTTCGCCGAGCCGACCAGCGCCAGCGCGGCTGCGGCGCTGGAAAAACTGTCCGGCGCAGGCACCATCAAGGCGAACGAGACCACGGTGGCGGTGCTCACCGGCACCGGCCTGAAGGCCGCAACGACGGTGGCCGATCTCGTGCAATAGGGCGATGGGTTCGCGCGCGCCGCGAGAGCGCGGCGCGTGCGGTCGAGAAGAGATCCTGCCGGAATGCGTTGAACCTTCGATGTCCGCCGCCAGCCTCATGAAGACCGACCTTGAGCAAAGGAGAGTTCCATGATCGCACAGGATCCGTTTGCAGGTTTCAAGGCCATCCAGAAGGAAGCCTGGTCGCTGTTCACACCGATGGAGGTCTTCACCACACCGGCCGCCGCCAAGCTCGTCAGCTTTGCCGGCGCTGCCGCTGGCCAGAGGCTTCTCGACGTTGGATGCGGCACCGGCGTCGTCGCGATCACGGCGGCGCGCCGCGGTGCGAAGGTGAGGGGTCTCGACCTGTCGCCCGTCCTGATCGAGCGGGCCCGCGAGCACGCAGAGCTGATGAATCTCGATGTCGGCTTCACCCAGGGCGATGCCGAAAGCCTGCCCTACGGGGACAACGAGTTCGACGTGGTACTCAGCCAGTTCGGCCACATGTTCGCGCCGCGTCCGGATGTGGCCATTGGCGAGATGCTGCGCGTGCTGAAGCCCGGCGGCACCATCGCCTTCTCCACCTGGCCGCCGCATCTCTATGTCGGACGCATGTTCGCCCTGGTCGGCCGCCACCTGCCGCCGCCCGAGGGCGTGGCATCACCGGTGTTGTGGGGCGATCCGAAGATCGTGGCCGAGCGCCTCGCGGGCAAGGCGAGGGACCTCTCCTTCGAGGTCGACATCATGACGCCCTCCGCGCTCAGTCCGCAGCATTTCCGCCGCACCATGGAAGCGACGATCGGACCCTTGATCAGGCTCGTTGCCCAGTACAAGGACGAGCCGGACAAGCTGCGCGGCTTTCGCAGCGAGTTCGAGGCGTTGATCTCCGAATATTTCGACGGCAGCAGCAACGTGATGCGCCAGCAGTTTCTAATGACAAAGGCAAGGAAGGTGTGAGGACGAGATCTCGGTCCAATTCCTTCTCCCCTTACAAAGGGGAGAGGGAAGAGATCACTCCTTCAGATGATTCACGCGCTTCACCCACGCTCGCACGTCGGCGAGCACGGCGGGAAGCACCGCCTTGGCCTCCGCCACCGTCATGCCGGGCTTGATGCGGGGATCGTAGAGCAAATTGAGGATGTACTGGTCGTAGACGTCGAAATAGCCCATCGAGACGTTGTCGTTGAACATGGTCCAGGGCACGCTCGCGGTGTCGTTGATCGGCCCGAGCGATTGCAAGAGCTCCTCATAGGCGCAGTCGAGGAAGACGAAATCGCCGTTGTCGACGGTGAGGATGACGTCGGAGTGCTCGATCTCGAAATTGTCGTTCTTGCGGAAGCCGGACAGGCATTGCGGATCGAGCGAGGTGCGGATCTCGCGCGCTTTCTCGGCGCCGTAGAAGCTGGTGAGGGTGCGGTAGAGGTCGCGGTCGCGCACGAGCTTGACCCGCACATTTGCGGCCTCGCTGGTGTCGGTCATGGCGATGTCGAGGTGCTGCACGCGCGTGGCGATGTCGCTCACGACCCTCGCAAGCTGCGTCCTGCGATCGGCGCGATCGCTCTCGGCGTACACGCGCACCGGCCCGTCGAACTTGCGGATACGGTCGACGCGGCCGGCGAGGTGGTATTCGGCGCCGAACGCCGTCTTCAGGAAGCCTTCGACGATCTCGCCGTCAGAAAAACTCTTCCTCTCGGAGCGCTGACGCGACGTGATCGCCGGCAATTCACCCGCGGCAGCCGCGATCACGGTGTCGGGCACCGATGTGAGTGCAGCGAGCGCCAATAGGGTAATGCGAAGGCCAAGCGAGGGCGGATTCATTGCGCTCATCGTCGTGCGACGCTGCCGCATTCGCCGCCTGCGCACAAGTCCGCAAATTCACGCGCCCTGCGGGTTCCCGCCGCAGTCGCCAGCCGGCTAGTTCCTCAGCACCACGACCGTGGTACCGACCCCGACGCGGCCATAGAGGTCGGTGACGTCGTCATTGGTCATGCGGAAGCAGCCCGAGGACACGGCCTGGCCGATCGTCTCAGGCTCGTTGGAGCCGTGGATGCGGTACAGCGTCGAGCCCAGATACATCGCGCGCGCGCCGAGCGGATTGTCGATGCCGCCTTTCATGTGGCGCGGCAGGTCGGGCCGGCGGGCCAGCATCTGCGACGGCGGCGTCCAGTCCGGCCATTCCTTCTTGGCGGTGATCCTGTGCACCCCGCCCCAGCGGAAGCCGTCGCGGCCGACACCGATGCCGTAGCGCAGCGCCTGGCCGTTCTGGAGCACCAAATAGAGCCGGCGCTCGCCTGTGTTCACCACGATCGTGCCGGGCGCGTAATTGGTCGGATACATCACGGTGGAGCGGGGAATCGGGCTCGCGCCGCCGCCGCCGAGAAAGCCGGTTGAGCTGGTGCCCGTGAAATCTATCATCCCCGCCGCGGATGCGTCGGCCGCGCCAGCCAGCAAGAGCGCCATTGCGGTCATCGGCGCGGCAAAAATCCGGATCATTGTTTCCCCCAGCAAGAAATCGATTCAATGAAAGCCACAGGCCATATTTGCGGGCATTTCGCAAGCCACGGCCCCGTGAGGGAGGCCATGCTCAGCGATCGGCGTTACCAATTCGGCAACCCCGCCAATTTGCCGAAAAGAATTAGCCAAACCGGCGCATCGTCGCGCGGGGCAGGGCAGCGATGGCGGCTATTGCTTTGACGGATCGCGCGAACAATGATTGATCGAACGGATATCTGGACAATGCCGATCGCGGGAGCCTTGGGATGAACGGTGCGGAAAGCCTGGTGCGGACGATGGTCAAGGGCGGGGTGGACGTCTGCTTCACCAACCCCGGCACCTCCGAGATGCATTTTGTCGCAGCGCTCGACCGCGTGCCCGGCATGCGCTGCGTGCTCGGCCTGTTCGAAGGCGTGGTGACCGGCGCTGCCGACGGCTATTTCCGCATGAAGGGAACGCCGGCCTCGACGCTGCTGCATCTCGGCCCCGGCCTCGCCAACGGCCTTGCCAACCTGC
This genomic stretch from Bradyrhizobium sp. CCGB12 harbors:
- a CDS encoding L,D-transpeptidase; the protein is MIRIFAAPMTAMALLLAGAADASAAGMIDFTGTSSTGFLGGGGASPIPRSTVMYPTNYAPGTIVVNTGERRLYLVLQNGQALRYGIGVGRDGFRWGGVHRITAKKEWPDWTPPSQMLARRPDLPRHMKGGIDNPLGARAMYLGSTLYRIHGSNEPETIGQAVSSGCFRMTNDDVTDLYGRVGVGTTVVVLRN
- a CDS encoding class I SAM-dependent methyltransferase, whose protein sequence is MIAQDPFAGFKAIQKEAWSLFTPMEVFTTPAAAKLVSFAGAAAGQRLLDVGCGTGVVAITAARRGAKVRGLDLSPVLIERAREHAELMNLDVGFTQGDAESLPYGDNEFDVVLSQFGHMFAPRPDVAIGEMLRVLKPGGTIAFSTWPPHLYVGRMFALVGRHLPPPEGVASPVLWGDPKIVAERLAGKARDLSFEVDIMTPSALSPQHFRRTMEATIGPLIRLVAQYKDEPDKLRGFRSEFEALISEYFDGSSNVMRQQFLMTKARKV
- a CDS encoding DUF2927 domain-containing protein — encoded protein: MSAMNPPSLGLRITLLALAALTSVPDTVIAAAAGELPAITSRQRSERKSFSDGEIVEGFLKTAFGAEYHLAGRVDRIRKFDGPVRVYAESDRADRRTQLARVVSDIATRVQHLDIAMTDTSEAANVRVKLVRDRDLYRTLTSFYGAEKAREIRTSLDPQCLSGFRKNDNFEIEHSDVILTVDNGDFVFLDCAYEELLQSLGPINDTASVPWTMFNDNVSMGYFDVYDQYILNLLYDPRIKPGMTVAEAKAVLPAVLADVRAWVKRVNHLKE